The proteins below are encoded in one region of Methanomassiliicoccus luminyensis B10:
- a CDS encoding YbhB/YbcL family Raf kinase inhibitor-like protein: protein MRSKMEEIQVGLGFDAFPRECTCEGEDISPRIAVGGLRAPYIALILDDADAPGGTYTHWLLWNVKAADEIPGDVSKVEQPPELEGASQGITTGRRTGYQGPCPPSGKPHRYYLKVYGLEGPLELEPGATKEMLMAAMEGRVRQYGEAMARFGR from the coding sequence ATGAGAAGCAAGATGGAAGAGATCCAGGTGGGGTTGGGGTTCGATGCCTTTCCCCGGGAATGCACCTGCGAGGGGGAGGACATCTCCCCGCGCATCGCCGTCGGGGGGCTCCGGGCCCCTTACATAGCCTTGATACTGGACGACGCCGACGCCCCCGGAGGGACTTACACGCACTGGCTGTTGTGGAACGTGAAGGCGGCGGACGAGATCCCCGGAGATGTATCCAAGGTAGAGCAGCCTCCCGAGCTGGAGGGGGCGTCCCAGGGTATCACCACCGGGCGAAGGACGGGGTATCAGGGCCCCTGTCCGCCCAGCGGCAAGCCGCATCGCTACTATCTCAAGGTGTACGGCCTGGAGGGGCCGCTGGAGCTGGAGCCCGGAGCTACCAAGGAGATGTTAATGGCAGCGATGGAGGGCCGCGTCCGGCAGTACGGGGAAGCGATGGCGCGGTTCGGCCGGTGA
- a CDS encoding YbhB/YbcL family Raf kinase inhibitor-like protein, with the protein MKRIEEEVAHMPRQKGLEVSVESGELKHDEVCEGTQYSPQIVVGNLRAPFLAVVMDDVDASQGSFVHWLLWNVEKTEAIPRNLPKKEEIERPVRGRQGRNSFGDIGYTAPCPPKGARRRYRFRVYGLNEALELDGGSTGRDLERALEGHILQYGEAFITYERPMPAMRAR; encoded by the coding sequence TTGAAGAGGATCGAGGAAGAGGTCGCGCATATGCCCCGGCAGAAGGGCCTGGAGGTCTCGGTGGAGAGCGGGGAGCTGAAGCACGATGAAGTCTGCGAAGGGACGCAGTACTCGCCCCAGATCGTGGTGGGGAACCTGAGAGCGCCGTTCCTGGCCGTGGTCATGGACGACGTGGATGCATCCCAGGGATCTTTCGTGCACTGGCTGCTGTGGAACGTGGAGAAGACCGAGGCGATCCCGCGGAACCTGCCCAAGAAGGAGGAGATAGAGCGGCCCGTGCGGGGCCGGCAGGGCCGCAACTCCTTCGGCGACATCGGCTACACCGCCCCCTGTCCACCCAAGGGCGCCCGCCGCCGCTACCGCTTCAGAGTGTACGGGCTCAACGAAGCGCTGGAGCTGGACGGCGGCTCCACCGGCAGGGACCTGGAGCGGGCCCTGGAGGGCCACATACTCCAGTACGGGGAGGCCTTCATCACTTACGAGCGACCGATGCCGGCCATGAGGGCCCGCTAG
- a CDS encoding uracil-xanthine permease family protein, whose amino-acid sequence MMKLNYGIDDRPKPTALLIFSLQWLAVSVPAILIIGKVVADLYGGPAIPYLQKLFLITALVLLVQVYLGHKLPLVVGPATVLLIGILASLDAGFGAINSSLLVGGLILAGVAAAGLFKHLERLFTPRVITVVLILIAFTLAPVILDLIIDGGGTVPSTHTFLFAITFTMALFIANGFLKGIWKSTLALWAIIIGSLAYIALFGAVPLPQEDTALLALPEALLGPLAMPDIGVLASFIICFIALAINDLGSIRSVGGLLAADNMGERVDRGVTVTGLGNALAGLTGVIGPVNFSLSPGVIAAMRCASRFALVPTGVALALMATSPLVIGYLSSIPGPVIGVVLAFVMAAQISAGLMLGQQNSAVRTFDEGLIVGVPLLLGTMVSFLPDSVAAGFPATVRPLVTNGFVMGIVAVMMLEHIVYGRKAGD is encoded by the coding sequence ATGATGAAGCTGAACTATGGCATCGACGATCGGCCGAAACCAACGGCTCTGCTCATTTTCAGCTTGCAGTGGCTGGCTGTGAGCGTGCCCGCCATCCTGATCATCGGCAAAGTGGTCGCCGACCTCTATGGAGGTCCAGCGATCCCCTATCTTCAAAAGCTCTTCCTCATCACCGCTTTGGTCCTTCTTGTCCAAGTATATCTGGGCCATAAGCTCCCTCTGGTGGTCGGTCCGGCGACGGTGCTCTTGATCGGCATACTGGCGAGCCTTGATGCGGGGTTCGGCGCGATCAACTCATCATTGCTTGTCGGCGGGCTAATCCTGGCAGGGGTTGCGGCAGCAGGCCTCTTCAAGCATCTCGAACGCCTCTTCACGCCCCGAGTCATCACGGTCGTGCTGATCTTGATCGCATTCACCCTGGCCCCGGTGATACTTGATCTCATCATCGACGGCGGCGGCACGGTTCCGTCAACGCATACATTTCTCTTTGCCATAACTTTCACCATGGCCCTCTTCATCGCGAACGGGTTCCTGAAAGGGATATGGAAATCGACCCTGGCGTTATGGGCGATCATCATCGGCAGCCTGGCATATATCGCTCTCTTCGGTGCGGTTCCCCTACCGCAAGAAGATACAGCGCTTCTCGCGCTTCCCGAAGCCCTTCTCGGCCCGCTCGCCATGCCCGATATTGGGGTCCTTGCGTCGTTCATAATATGCTTCATTGCGCTAGCCATCAATGATCTGGGGTCCATTCGGTCGGTAGGCGGCCTTCTTGCGGCGGATAACATGGGCGAACGCGTGGATCGCGGAGTGACCGTCACCGGCCTGGGCAATGCTCTGGCCGGCCTCACTGGAGTGATCGGTCCGGTCAACTTCTCGCTGAGCCCGGGCGTCATAGCCGCCATGAGGTGCGCATCCCGGTTCGCCCTGGTCCCCACAGGTGTGGCACTTGCGCTCATGGCCACGTCTCCCCTCGTCATCGGCTACTTGAGCAGCATCCCCGGACCGGTCATCGGCGTGGTCCTCGCCTTCGTCATGGCCGCGCAGATATCGGCAGGGCTCATGCTGGGGCAGCAGAACAGTGCGGTGAGAACGTTCGACGAGGGTCTGATCGTCGGGGTCCCGCTTCTCCTCGGGACCATGGTATCGTTCCTTCCCGATTCGGTCGCCGCGGGATTCCCGGCAACTGTTCGCCCCCTCGTCACCAACGGGTTCGTGATGGGCATCGTAGCGGTCATGATGCTCGAGCATATCGTCTATGGCAGGAAGGCGGGGGATTGA
- the speD gene encoding S-adenosylmethionine decarboxylase: MSDEETIELFKNGNEWGLLTSVDLRGCDPEKIRSKEVITQFSIDLCEYIKMKRFGDPIVVRFGADPRVQGYSLAQLIETSLISGHFAEDTDRAFIDIFSCKEYPPNETAEYCKKYFGAKEVDYSVTFRN, encoded by the coding sequence TTGAGCGACGAAGAGACGATCGAACTGTTCAAGAACGGAAACGAATGGGGACTCCTCACATCCGTGGACCTCCGAGGCTGCGATCCTGAAAAGATCCGCAGCAAGGAAGTGATCACCCAGTTTTCGATCGACCTTTGTGAGTACATCAAGATGAAGAGGTTTGGCGACCCCATTGTTGTAAGGTTCGGCGCCGACCCGCGTGTGCAGGGATATTCCCTTGCCCAGCTTATCGAGACCTCCCTGATCTCCGGCCACTTCGCCGAGGACACCGACAGGGCGTTCATCGATATCTTCTCATGCAAGGAATACCCGCCGAACGAGACCGCCGAGTACTGCAAGAAGTACTTCGGGGCGAAGGAAGTTGACTACTCTGTCACCTTCAGGAACTGA
- a CDS encoding ABC transporter permease, translating to MILRILDESLRVAWSDLCYLKRNFLTVTVTILVTPLLYFIAFGYGLGSQMDTIEGVSYIAFVIPGIVSLSTLNSTFSSTANKIMVQRKFYSSFDEILLCPISPSSVILGKTTVGFLKGVIGCFVLIALGMYMSGDVHMNALLAICVLVSCFTFSLLGVLAGFVVKGLPTMTMFTSLVIVPMTFLCGTLFSVSSMPAPVRYVISVLPLTHVTACIRAAALEWAFPMGSFVVLIGFGVAFFLVSYYLLKSGKV from the coding sequence CTGATCCTTCGGATACTGGATGAATCGCTCCGCGTCGCCTGGTCGGACCTATGCTATCTGAAAAGGAACTTCCTGACGGTGACCGTGACAATACTGGTCACTCCTCTGCTGTACTTCATCGCCTTCGGCTACGGGCTGGGGAGCCAGATGGATACTATCGAAGGAGTCTCGTACATCGCGTTCGTGATCCCCGGCATAGTCTCCTTATCCACGCTGAACTCCACCTTCTCATCCACGGCCAACAAGATCATGGTCCAGAGAAAGTTCTATTCCAGCTTCGATGAGATCCTCCTATGCCCTATCTCCCCCTCCTCCGTGATCCTGGGCAAGACCACCGTTGGGTTCCTGAAAGGGGTCATAGGCTGCTTCGTGCTCATCGCTCTGGGCATGTACATGTCCGGCGATGTTCACATGAACGCCCTGCTGGCGATATGCGTCCTGGTATCCTGCTTCACCTTTTCTCTCCTGGGGGTGCTGGCAGGCTTCGTGGTCAAGGGGCTGCCCACCATGACGATGTTCACCAGCCTGGTCATAGTCCCAATGACCTTCCTGTGCGGGACCCTGTTCTCGGTATCATCCATGCCTGCGCCCGTCAGGTACGTCATTTCCGTGCTGCCTCTGACGCATGTAACCGCATGCATCAGGGCCGCGGCTCTCGAGTGGGCGTTCCCCATGGGATCGTTCGTCGTCCTGATAGGCTTCGGCGTCGCTTTTTTCCTGGTATCGTACTACCTGCTGAAGAGCGGGAAGGTGTGA
- a CDS encoding DUF1294 domain-containing protein — translation MLPIGTIKDTFFTGDETTIAIVLVGFLALNLLAFVQFWVDKRSAIMKRRRTPERTLLLYAVLGPFGAYAGMKLFRHKTRVLKFQAVPLFAIAHLFLAALILL, via the coding sequence ATGTTGCCAATAGGCACCATCAAGGACACCTTTTTTACCGGGGACGAGACCACCATCGCCATCGTCCTGGTGGGTTTTCTGGCGCTGAACCTGCTGGCGTTCGTGCAGTTCTGGGTGGATAAGCGCAGCGCGATCATGAAGAGGCGGAGGACCCCCGAAAGAACGCTCCTCCTGTACGCCGTGCTGGGCCCCTTCGGGGCCTACGCCGGGATGAAGCTGTTCAGGCACAAGACCCGCGTCCTCAAGTTCCAGGCAGTGCCCCTCTTCGCCATAGCCCACCTTTTCCTGGCCGCGCTTATTTTGCTCTGA
- a CDS encoding type I restriction enzyme HsdR N-terminal domain-containing protein, giving the protein MVERSQLKKYQTIMLAAREENLNEADMVLRLVKMLEDVFGYDAFKEVSREAQLRDKYVDLMIKIDNVPRLLIEVKAPTVALRDRQIEQAQSYASRNNYQWVLLTNGVEWVLYHLTFGEGIEYERAFQVDLATEDLAKATTTLNVLHRKVLGRGGLDEFWECQVALSPISISKALFHEDVLNAVRRNVKKETGRYMDIEDLAGAIRGMFSQEARELIGPMKIRKDAKVKKAVPLPVAGTCAPINAVSEASVNPTPKEPSGLTP; this is encoded by the coding sequence ATGGTAGAGCGATCACAGCTGAAGAAATATCAGACGATCATGCTGGCGGCCAGGGAGGAGAACCTGAACGAGGCGGACATGGTGCTCCGTTTGGTTAAGATGCTCGAGGACGTGTTCGGCTACGATGCCTTCAAGGAGGTTAGCCGAGAGGCCCAGCTCCGCGACAAGTACGTCGACCTCATGATTAAGATCGACAACGTGCCTCGGCTGCTCATCGAAGTGAAGGCCCCGACGGTGGCGTTGCGCGATCGGCAGATCGAGCAAGCGCAGTCCTACGCTTCCAGGAATAACTATCAGTGGGTCCTGCTGACCAACGGCGTGGAGTGGGTCTTATATCACCTCACCTTCGGCGAGGGAATCGAGTACGAGCGCGCCTTCCAGGTGGACCTGGCCACGGAAGATCTCGCCAAGGCCACCACCACACTGAACGTATTGCATCGCAAGGTCCTGGGGCGCGGAGGCCTCGACGAGTTCTGGGAATGCCAGGTGGCGCTCAGCCCGATATCGATCTCCAAGGCCCTATTCCACGAGGATGTGCTCAATGCGGTCCGGAGGAACGTCAAGAAAGAGACCGGCCGGTACATGGACATCGAGGACCTCGCTGGCGCCATCCGCGGCATGTTCTCGCAGGAGGCGCGTGAGCTCATCGGACCGATGAAAATCAGAAAGGATGCCAAGGTCAAGAAGGCTGTTCCCTTGCCAGTTGCGGGGACCTGCGCGCCGATAAATGCTGTGTCGGAGGCTTCTGTGAATCCCACTCCGAAGGAGCCTTCAGGGCTGACGCCGTGA
- the hmgA gene encoding hydroxymethylglutaryl-CoA reductase (NADPH) yields MGQGLKNRGKGRADVEDRRKAVEDYTETKLEHIGAMSFDPQLAEKNIENMIGAVQVPVGFVGPLRVNGDEARGEFLVPLATTEGALLASVNRGCSVISAAGGAASVVVKDEMTRAPVFRVKDARHAVQAGKWVEGNFQKLKEAAEATTGHGKLLSAAVFASGRSLFVRFAYSTGDAMGMNMATIATEAASRLIEKETGAVLVSVSGNLCTDKKPAAVNSILGRGKIVLADVTVPRALLEEKMHATPEAVAETCFRKCEVGSAMAASYGYNAHAANMLAAVYIATGQDPAQVAEGSMVMTTCEVVDGDLYISVRLPCVEVGTVGGGTRLPCQSEALSMIGCAGAGKARKLAEIVGAVVLAGELSTLCAQAAGQLGSAHKALGR; encoded by the coding sequence ATGGGCCAAGGGCTGAAGAACCGGGGCAAGGGCAGGGCGGACGTGGAGGACCGCCGCAAGGCCGTGGAGGATTACACCGAAACGAAGCTGGAGCATATCGGCGCGATGTCCTTCGACCCCCAGCTGGCGGAGAAGAACATCGAGAACATGATCGGCGCGGTCCAGGTGCCGGTGGGTTTCGTCGGCCCTCTGCGCGTCAACGGGGACGAGGCCAGGGGGGAGTTCCTGGTGCCCCTAGCCACTACTGAGGGCGCGCTTCTGGCATCGGTCAATCGCGGCTGTTCGGTCATATCCGCCGCCGGCGGGGCCGCATCGGTCGTGGTCAAGGATGAGATGACCCGCGCTCCCGTGTTCAGGGTCAAGGACGCCCGGCACGCCGTGCAGGCCGGGAAGTGGGTCGAAGGCAACTTCCAGAAGCTCAAAGAGGCGGCCGAGGCCACCACCGGGCACGGAAAGCTGCTCTCCGCCGCCGTGTTCGCTTCCGGCCGCTCCCTATTCGTGCGCTTCGCCTACTCCACCGGCGACGCCATGGGCATGAACATGGCCACTATCGCCACCGAGGCGGCGTCCAGGCTCATCGAGAAGGAGACCGGGGCGGTGCTGGTGTCCGTGTCGGGGAATTTATGCACCGACAAGAAGCCCGCCGCGGTGAACAGCATACTGGGCCGCGGGAAGATCGTGCTGGCCGACGTGACGGTGCCGCGCGCTCTGCTGGAGGAAAAGATGCATGCCACTCCGGAGGCTGTGGCCGAGACCTGCTTCCGCAAGTGCGAGGTGGGCAGCGCTATGGCCGCCTCCTATGGATATAACGCCCACGCCGCCAACATGCTCGCGGCGGTGTACATAGCCACCGGGCAGGACCCCGCCCAAGTGGCGGAAGGGAGCATGGTCATGACCACTTGCGAGGTCGTCGACGGCGACCTCTACATCTCGGTCCGCCTGCCCTGCGTGGAGGTCGGCACCGTGGGCGGCGGCACCCGCCTCCCCTGCCAGTCCGAGGCCCTTTCCATGATCGGTTGCGCCGGGGCCGGGAAGGCCAGGAAGCTGGCGGAGATCGTCGGCGCGGTGGTGCTGGCCGGCGAGCTGTCCACGCTGTGCGCGCAGGCGGCCGGGCAGCTGGGAAGCGCACATAAGGCCCTGGGACGCTGA
- a CDS encoding cation:proton antiporter — protein sequence MSEVRVIIDMAILLIISGIFAVIFAKIKMPPILGYICAGIIIGPTMFPDLWVEGETVSILSSLGIVLLLFYIGLETDLSKLKSTGMKILIIVLVQMPFMVAIGYVLGILLGMNFVQSIFLGAIISGTSTAVVTGILKTAKHIDAEMAKLIITITIFEDVGQVLILTMAAPLLAGDTPALGSTLYMVMGLILFVGMTVVFGMTLVPRLINFVGKRFSPEILLIVAVGLCFLMAAISSVIGLDFAIGAFFMGVMIAMSRFGHKIMKTVEPVKELFMAVFFVSIGLQVSPVLIYENIWLAVIIAVVFIVSKIVSIFIGCYLVNMSARDSLTVATSLLAMGEFAFIIAAAALGAGVVSQGFYAAVIGGALISMFVMPLITKIQPKLFDWTVKLIPNRLLCSLRSIDDIRSTASSGWSKGSPSSAKIKNSIFLIVVDAVVLIAVMLFFNLAEEQTQQLQSVMMQWNLPGDVLLLALLIIVIAPVVVNMFTNAKKIAEHLTTMVMESPRNRANNPNIIYRVFVNLIYAAMVMVVLLLIIPLMPNLLLIGPLGLAVALICGAVILMLAWDTLRRVYARFCAMVTNRPDNGEEHE from the coding sequence ATGAGCGAGGTTCGGGTCATCATCGACATGGCCATTCTGCTGATAATTTCTGGCATTTTCGCCGTCATCTTCGCCAAGATCAAGATGCCTCCGATCCTGGGATACATCTGCGCGGGCATCATCATTGGCCCGACCATGTTCCCGGACCTGTGGGTGGAGGGGGAGACCGTATCCATCCTATCCAGCCTGGGCATAGTCCTGCTGCTGTTCTACATCGGCCTGGAGACCGACCTTTCCAAGCTTAAGAGCACCGGGATGAAGATCCTGATCATCGTCCTGGTGCAAATGCCGTTCATGGTAGCCATAGGCTACGTCCTCGGGATCCTCTTGGGCATGAACTTCGTCCAGTCCATATTCCTGGGCGCCATCATCTCGGGCACATCCACCGCCGTCGTCACTGGCATTCTCAAAACCGCCAAGCACATCGACGCGGAAATGGCCAAGCTTATCATCACCATCACCATCTTCGAGGACGTGGGGCAGGTGCTCATCCTGACCATGGCCGCGCCCCTTCTGGCCGGCGACACCCCCGCTCTCGGCTCGACCCTGTATATGGTCATGGGCCTGATCCTGTTCGTGGGCATGACGGTGGTCTTCGGCATGACCCTGGTGCCCCGGCTCATCAACTTCGTGGGGAAGAGGTTCTCCCCCGAGATCCTTCTCATTGTCGCGGTGGGGCTATGCTTCCTCATGGCCGCGATCTCCTCCGTGATCGGCCTGGACTTCGCCATCGGCGCCTTCTTCATGGGCGTGATGATCGCCATGTCGCGGTTCGGCCACAAGATCATGAAGACGGTCGAGCCGGTCAAAGAACTGTTCATGGCGGTTTTCTTCGTCTCCATCGGGCTGCAGGTCAGCCCCGTTCTCATCTATGAGAACATCTGGCTTGCCGTCATCATCGCAGTGGTATTCATCGTCAGCAAGATCGTGTCGATCTTCATCGGCTGCTACCTGGTCAATATGTCCGCCCGGGACAGCCTGACCGTCGCCACAAGCCTTCTGGCCATGGGTGAGTTCGCCTTCATCATCGCCGCGGCCGCTCTGGGTGCCGGGGTGGTGTCGCAGGGCTTCTACGCCGCGGTCATCGGCGGCGCGCTGATCTCGATGTTCGTCATGCCACTCATCACGAAGATACAGCCAAAGCTGTTCGATTGGACCGTCAAGCTCATCCCGAACCGCCTGCTGTGCTCCCTGAGGAGCATCGACGATATACGGTCTACGGCGTCCAGCGGCTGGTCCAAGGGGTCGCCGTCCAGCGCCAAGATCAAGAACTCCATATTCCTCATCGTTGTGGACGCCGTCGTCCTCATCGCGGTGATGTTGTTCTTCAACCTGGCCGAGGAACAGACCCAGCAGCTCCAATCCGTCATGATGCAGTGGAACCTGCCCGGGGACGTGCTGCTGCTGGCGCTCCTGATCATCGTCATCGCCCCGGTGGTCGTCAATATGTTCACCAACGCCAAGAAGATCGCTGAGCACCTTACCACCATGGTGATGGAGTCGCCGCGGAACCGGGCCAACAACCCCAACATCATCTACCGCGTGTTCGTGAACCTGATCTACGCGGCCATGGTGATGGTCGTGCTGCTGCTCATCATCCCACTGATGCCCAACCTGCTGCTGATAGGGCCGCTGGGGCTGGCCGTGGCCCTGATCTGCGGCGCGGTCATCCTGATGCTGGCGTGGGACACCCTGAGGAGGGTGTACGCGCGCTTCTGCGCCATGGTGACCAACCGGCCGGACAACGGCGAGGAGCACGAGTGA
- a CDS encoding ABC transporter ATP-binding protein, which yields MKDLISARGLVMRFGGHNAVDHVDVSVREGEIYGFLGPNGAGKTTTIRMLTTLLTPTSGDIHINGIPIPEGAKEARKLIGIVQQQISLDKDISVRENIIYHAILHKMPKSTVKERLEELSDLMGLTPFLDYTVINLSGGWKRKTAIVCALMHRPKVLFLDEPTAGLDTQSRHALWDMIRQLNKAGTTIFLTTHYIEEAEFLCDRVAVINKGRIIALGSPTDLCNQIGRIAVEYDNDDGARAYRYFPDRSAAKEFAGTMEDNDSVLTRKTNLEDVFLELTGRNVSTDFVKAVRV from the coding sequence GTGAAAGACCTGATCTCAGCCAGGGGCTTGGTGATGAGGTTCGGGGGCCACAACGCGGTGGACCACGTGGACGTTTCCGTCCGCGAGGGAGAGATCTACGGGTTCCTGGGACCGAACGGGGCGGGGAAGACCACCACCATCAGGATGCTGACCACCCTGCTTACTCCCACCTCCGGGGATATTCACATCAACGGCATACCTATACCTGAGGGGGCCAAGGAGGCGAGAAAGCTCATCGGGATAGTGCAGCAGCAGATCAGCCTGGACAAGGACATCTCCGTGAGGGAGAACATCATCTATCACGCCATCCTCCACAAGATGCCCAAGAGCACCGTAAAGGAAAGGCTGGAAGAACTCTCCGACCTGATGGGGCTGACGCCCTTCCTGGACTACACGGTGATCAACCTTTCTGGCGGGTGGAAGAGGAAAACCGCCATCGTGTGCGCCCTGATGCACCGGCCCAAGGTCCTCTTCCTGGACGAGCCCACCGCCGGGCTGGACACGCAGTCAAGGCATGCGCTGTGGGACATGATACGTCAGCTGAACAAGGCAGGCACGACGATATTCCTCACCACTCATTACATAGAAGAGGCCGAGTTCCTGTGCGACAGGGTAGCGGTGATCAACAAGGGCAGGATAATCGCTCTAGGAAGTCCGACCGACCTGTGCAACCAGATCGGCCGCATCGCCGTGGAATATGACAATGACGATGGTGCCCGTGCGTACAGGTATTTTCCGGACCGTTCGGCCGCAAAGGAATTCGCCGGAACAATGGAAGATAATGATTCCGTGCTAACGCGGAAGACGAACTTGGAGGACGTGTTCCTGGAGCTCACGGGAAGGAACGTGAGCACGGATTTCGTAAAGGCGGTGAGGGTCTGA
- a CDS encoding hemerythrin domain-containing protein has product MIEHRLIERMISVLDRERERIEAFSIVDTVLAGQAIDFMSSYADRCHHGKEENILFRKLEGKGLSSEDQGTMAKLTEDHRRSREMVAELREAVAEYSGGDPPAALKASDVLRRIVSLYAAHIKLEDEVFFPRAMKYLSKEESALMLKEFEEFDRRMVHEHYTEVVEAAEKSFPNKGVGQ; this is encoded by the coding sequence ATGATCGAGCACCGCTTGATAGAGAGGATGATCTCGGTATTGGACCGCGAGAGAGAGCGGATCGAGGCGTTCAGCATCGTGGATACCGTACTGGCCGGCCAAGCCATCGACTTCATGTCCTCCTACGCCGACCGCTGCCACCACGGCAAGGAGGAGAACATCCTGTTCAGGAAACTGGAGGGCAAGGGTCTCAGTTCCGAGGACCAGGGGACCATGGCGAAGCTGACGGAGGACCACCGCCGCTCCAGGGAGATGGTGGCGGAGCTGAGGGAGGCGGTGGCCGAATACTCGGGGGGCGACCCGCCGGCGGCGCTCAAGGCATCGGACGTGCTCCGGCGCATCGTGTCGCTGTACGCGGCGCACATCAAGCTGGAGGATGAGGTCTTCTTCCCCCGCGCCATGAAATATCTGTCAAAGGAGGAGAGCGCACTAATGCTAAAGGAGTTCGAGGAGTTCGACCGCAGGATGGTCCATGAGCATTATACGGAAGTGGTGGAGGCGGCTGAGAAGAGCTTCCCCAATAAGGGGGTGGGGCAGTGA
- a CDS encoding precorrin-8X methylmutase encodes MAIEIVEPHEIEKRSMEIITSELNGRTWPEPEFSIVKRCIHTSADFDYADNLVFSEDAAKIGIEALRGGASVVTDTKMAAAGINKNRMRTCGGQVYCFISDDDVIAEAKATRRTRAAVAMEKAAKLEGPAIFVIGNAPTALVELHALIKEGKVRPALVIGVPVGFVNVVESKELTMSADVPYIVARGRKGGSNIGAAICNAMLYSLGR; translated from the coding sequence ATGGCAATAGAGATCGTAGAGCCGCACGAGATAGAAAAAAGGAGCATGGAGATAATAACCTCCGAACTGAACGGAAGGACCTGGCCGGAGCCGGAGTTCTCCATAGTGAAGAGGTGCATACACACCTCCGCCGATTTCGACTACGCTGACAACCTCGTTTTCTCAGAGGATGCGGCCAAGATAGGGATCGAGGCTCTGAGGGGCGGAGCCTCCGTGGTCACCGATACCAAGATGGCCGCCGCCGGCATAAACAAGAACAGGATGAGGACCTGCGGAGGCCAGGTATACTGCTTCATCAGCGATGACGACGTCATTGCCGAGGCCAAGGCCACAAGGCGTACCAGGGCCGCGGTGGCCATGGAGAAGGCGGCCAAGCTCGAAGGCCCGGCCATATTCGTCATCGGCAACGCGCCGACGGCCCTGGTCGAACTTCACGCTCTCATCAAGGAGGGAAAAGTAAGACCTGCCCTGGTGATCGGCGTGCCCGTCGGCTTCGTGAACGTGGTGGAGTCCAAGGAGCTCACCATGAGCGCGGACGTCCCGTACATCGTCGCCCGCGGCAGGAAGGGAGGGAGCAACATCGGTGCCGCAATCTGCAACGCCATGCTGTACTCGCTGGGCCGCTGA
- the rd gene encoding rubredoxin has protein sequence MKKYRCVVCGYVYDPAVGDDLSGIPPGTAFEDLPDDWTCPMCGASKSEFEPVD, from the coding sequence GTGAAGAAGTACCGCTGCGTGGTGTGCGGGTACGTCTACGACCCCGCGGTGGGGGACGACCTCTCGGGGATACCCCCGGGAACGGCGTTCGAGGACCTGCCGGACGACTGGACCTGCCCCATGTGCGGCGCGTCCAAGAGCGAGTTCGAGCCGGTCGACTGA
- a CDS encoding flavodoxin family protein: MKIEYYHASKYGNGAKVAEEFKKLMSTRGVDVNVHHVKDARPAELPEADLYVFSSPGRIGKPIGSMRKFLKGLQLPSGARYALLTTEMAPQPNKKTGEMPSEEERGKWQKVRPVMDEILQEKGLKKVAEGTVYLLGIQGPLEQDWEKKVEAFAAQVSVPA, encoded by the coding sequence ATGAAAATCGAATACTATCACGCGTCCAAGTACGGCAACGGGGCCAAGGTGGCCGAGGAGTTCAAAAAGCTGATGTCCACCCGGGGGGTCGACGTGAACGTCCACCATGTCAAGGACGCGCGCCCGGCCGAGCTGCCGGAGGCGGACCTGTACGTGTTCAGCTCGCCGGGCCGCATCGGCAAGCCTATCGGGTCCATGCGCAAGTTCCTCAAGGGCCTTCAGCTGCCGTCCGGAGCCCGCTACGCCCTCCTGACCACCGAGATGGCGCCCCAGCCCAACAAGAAGACCGGGGAGATGCCTTCCGAGGAGGAAAGGGGCAAGTGGCAGAAGGTGAGGCCGGTCATGGACGAGATCTTGCAGGAGAAGGGCCTGAAGAAGGTCGCCGAGGGGACCGTATACCTGCTGGGCATCCAAGGGCCGCTGGAGCAGGACTGGGAGAAGAAAGTGGAGGCGTTCGCCGCCCAGGTCTCAGTGCCGGCCTGA